One Parageobacillus sp. KH3-4 genomic region harbors:
- a CDS encoding TIGR02556 family CRISPR-associated protein: MLIEAIAKIGCIELGEKDQAAIDQFIENPDYPNCIHILLQRGNDGAFVWEGCEVEEQKSDFRKYLFRSGSSRGVNYSPTAKITTIENTYQQKVLGWFKKVCKNNGNEFFRGIQEVLEKEKEHILQELQSKLALSSERTILSLKVDGSYLYDIPEFRDAFLFLINEKDLELSASNQVCSICGQRKDTVIGRMSVFRFYTLDKPGFITGGLDEDKAWRNYPVCLSCKSYIEEGRRFIEEKLRFQFYGFSYLLIPKLIVPVAEDDDGFAEVLEYLSSHKKEVRIHQDQAESFMTTEEDVMDILKDMENVVSIQLLFLQKIQSAERILLLIEDVLPSRISELFKAKSYVEQLLYAEGNHPFHFGFIRTFFHSSYDKYFLHIVESVFKKRLLSVSFLTKFIMEQLRKELPAYESGEPSFFYKTRQAIAMIVFLEQAGVLPVKGGATMSEKFDVLFEKYGKQLDTPEKKAVFLLGSLTQMLLDIQQNKRGSKPFLKQLMGLKMDERTVKGLLPKVINKLEEYESYHFIHKQLAEEISTLFLLSSSRWKMSVDELNFYFACGMNLVSKVKESLIIAKEEA, translated from the coding sequence ATGTTGATAGAGGCAATAGCGAAAATAGGGTGTATAGAGTTAGGAGAAAAGGACCAAGCAGCTATCGATCAGTTCATTGAAAACCCGGACTATCCTAATTGCATACATATTCTTCTTCAAAGAGGGAACGACGGTGCATTTGTTTGGGAAGGCTGTGAAGTAGAGGAGCAGAAATCTGATTTTCGTAAATATTTATTCCGTAGCGGCTCCTCCCGTGGGGTGAACTATTCGCCGACAGCCAAAATCACAACGATAGAGAATACGTACCAGCAAAAAGTATTAGGATGGTTTAAGAAGGTTTGTAAAAATAATGGAAATGAGTTTTTCCGTGGCATTCAAGAAGTATTGGAGAAAGAAAAAGAACACATTTTACAAGAATTGCAAAGCAAATTGGCTCTTTCTAGTGAAAGGACTATTCTTTCTTTAAAGGTGGACGGGTCCTATCTCTATGATATTCCTGAATTTCGTGATGCTTTTCTGTTTTTGATTAATGAAAAAGATTTGGAATTATCCGCATCTAATCAGGTTTGTTCCATTTGCGGACAGCGAAAAGATACTGTTATTGGCAGAATGTCGGTATTCCGTTTCTATACGCTCGACAAGCCGGGATTTATCACTGGAGGGTTAGATGAAGACAAAGCGTGGAGAAATTATCCTGTTTGTCTTTCTTGCAAGTCATATATTGAAGAAGGAAGAAGATTTATTGAAGAGAAGCTCCGCTTTCAATTTTATGGATTTTCCTATTTACTTATCCCTAAGCTCATTGTTCCTGTTGCAGAGGATGATGATGGTTTTGCTGAGGTGTTGGAATATTTATCTTCCCATAAAAAAGAAGTACGTATTCATCAGGATCAGGCAGAATCATTTATGACTACGGAAGAAGATGTCATGGACATCCTGAAGGATATGGAAAATGTTGTTTCCATTCAACTATTATTCTTGCAAAAAATTCAAAGTGCGGAGCGAATTCTGCTTTTGATCGAAGATGTGTTACCGTCAAGAATCAGTGAGCTGTTCAAAGCCAAGTCCTATGTTGAACAACTCCTATATGCGGAAGGAAATCATCCATTCCATTTTGGATTTATCCGGACTTTCTTTCATAGTTCGTACGACAAGTATTTTTTGCACATTGTCGAGTCGGTATTCAAAAAACGGTTGCTTTCTGTTTCTTTTTTAACAAAATTCATCATGGAACAGTTGCGAAAAGAATTGCCTGCTTACGAATCAGGGGAACCGTCCTTTTTTTATAAAACGAGACAGGCTATTGCCATGATTGTCTTTTTAGAGCAAGCCGGTGTATTGCCGGTTAAAGGAGGAGCTACCATGAGCGAAAAATTTGATGTGCTGTTTGAAAAGTACGGGAAGCAGCTAGATACTCCGGAAAAGAAAGCTGTTTTTCTGCTTGGTTCGTTGACACAAATGCTTTTGGACATTCAACAAAACAAGCGAGGCAGCAAGCCTTTTCTAAAGCAATTAATGGGGTTGAAAATGGATGAGCGGACAGTAAAAGGGCTGCTTCCGAAAGTAATCAATAAGTTGGAAGAGTATGAATCCTATCATTTTATCCATAAGCAATTAGCTGAAGAAATTTCTACTTTATTTTTGCTTTCATCCTCACGGTGGAAAATGTCAGTAGATGAATTGAATTTTTATTTTGCTTGCGGCATGAATCTTGTGTCCAAAGTGAAAGAGTCATTAATAATAGCGAAGGAGGAAGCATAA
- a CDS encoding pre-toxin TG domain-containing protein — MTTIRVKPEELEIVAKHVPDAEDACCRARTSLSWTLPSLAMEIPGISTAAIDSFKDELLHWLQRYEEKLNEAEELLYRTAAAMRQADQTLADNMKEFGLELLGWYDLQRLFGEYDPITGERISGWDRLVAGGVLLASFIPPVKGAGIAGKAGIKGAKAAGTAADVSKWISKTKNVLHYDKIKSFFQTIYHQVVKGPITETIRSFRKQWKNFLKNVGSVLQGPQPALAGIGPTRGVWISGAEKEVKETTMNIIGKTGDEVVGKGTGKPPVPTKPNGGMDEGDFVNEHSKKHMYDPTKLSTPKKTQYGKDVDVKKLREDTMSNPDRAYSNWPGNPNNPNKQRITKYEKEYGGNISTSDTPTGHHRVFENLDNPSKSTHFPYVPRQ, encoded by the coding sequence ATGACGACGATCCGAGTCAAACCAGAAGAGCTGGAAATAGTAGCGAAGCATGTTCCCGATGCAGAAGACGCCTGCTGTCGTGCGCGGACTTCACTTTCTTGGACACTGCCTTCTTTAGCCATGGAGATTCCCGGCATTAGCACTGCTGCGATCGATAGTTTCAAGGATGAGTTGCTTCATTGGCTCCAGCGCTATGAAGAAAAGCTGAATGAAGCGGAGGAACTGCTGTATCGGACAGCCGCGGCAATGCGCCAAGCCGACCAAACGCTCGCCGACAATATGAAAGAATTCGGTTTGGAGCTTCTTGGCTGGTATGACTTGCAGCGATTGTTTGGAGAATATGACCCAATCACCGGAGAACGGATATCCGGATGGGACCGCCTGGTTGCGGGAGGAGTGCTGTTGGCTTCGTTTATTCCTCCGGTCAAAGGGGCAGGCATTGCCGGCAAAGCGGGGATCAAAGGGGCGAAAGCGGCCGGAACCGCAGCGGATGTTTCGAAATGGATCTCAAAAACGAAAAACGTCCTCCATTATGATAAAATCAAATCGTTCTTCCAAACGATCTATCACCAAGTCGTCAAAGGACCAATCACCGAAACGATCCGGTCGTTCAGAAAACAATGGAAGAACTTTCTCAAAAATGTTGGCTCTGTCCTACAGGGACCGCAGCCAGCCTTGGCAGGAATCGGTCCGACCCGCGGTGTGTGGATAAGCGGAGCCGAAAAAGAAGTAAAAGAAACGACGATGAACATAATTGGCAAAACTGGGGATGAGGTGGTTGGTAAGGGGACGGGTAAACCTCCAGTACCAACAAAACCAAATGGTGGTATGGATGAAGGTGACTTTGTAAATGAGCATTCAAAGAAGCATATGTATGATCCGACAAAACTATCTACACCAAAGAAAACGCAATATGGTAAGGATGTTGATGTAAAAAAACTTAGAGAAGATACAATGAGTAATCCAGACAGAGCATATTCAAATTGGCCGGGGAATCCGAACAATCCTAATAAACAAAGGATTACAAAGTATGAGAAAGAGTACGGGGGAAATATTAGTACATCAGATACTCCAACTGGGCATCATAGAGTATTTGAAAATTTAGATAACCCAAGTAAAAGTACTCATTTCCCATATGTACCAAGACAGTAG
- a CDS encoding acyl-CoA dehydrogenase family protein, producing MGIAWAARDFILDFAVSRYSHSFGGVIADIPHIRGKIGQIEILLKSSRHTLYAIAEKWESNPEHKDCFSDEVSMAKYIICNNAIRIVELAMRIAGGHALSKHHKLERLFRDVQCGPFHPPQDDMVTQQLADSALTKVKNRKRKNHLGLTSIQTTDH from the coding sequence ATAGGAATTGCTTGGGCTGCAAGAGATTTTATCCTTGATTTTGCTGTTTCCAGATATTCTCACAGTTTTGGCGGAGTAATTGCAGATATTCCGCACATCCGCGGTAAAATCGGGCAAATTGAAATTTTGTTGAAGTCTTCACGGCATACGCTGTACGCGATTGCTGAGAAGTGGGAAAGCAATCCAGAGCATAAAGATTGTTTTTCGGACGAAGTTAGCATGGCGAAATATATCATATGCAACAATGCCATACGCATTGTTGAGCTTGCGATGCGCATTGCAGGAGGCCATGCATTATCAAAGCATCATAAATTAGAACGCCTTTTTCGCGACGTTCAGTGTGGACCGTTTCATCCGCCTCAAGATGATATGGTGACTCAGCAATTAGCAGACTCTGCGCTGACAAAAGTGAAGAATAGAAAAAGGAAAAACCATCTAGGGCTAACTTCCATACAAACAACAGACCATTGA
- a CDS encoding transposase, with the protein MGKQKQVPTYGHHASVTLLGALNAMTGAIVRQTSSSCKQEDFSTFLQFVANHYKEKLIAMVVDNAQIHHSQLIQDFLAKSERILLIGLPPYSPNLTPIER; encoded by the coding sequence GTGGGAAAACAGAAACAAGTGCCGACGTATGGGCATCATGCCAGCGTGACATTGTTGGGTGCCCTGAACGCTATGACGGGAGCAATAGTGCGCCAAACGTCCTCTTCTTGTAAACAGGAGGATTTTTCAACGTTTCTTCAGTTTGTGGCGAACCATTACAAAGAGAAGCTTATTGCCATGGTGGTCGACAATGCCCAAATTCATCATTCCCAACTCATTCAGGATTTTCTTGCCAAAAGCGAACGTATCCTGTTGATTGGTCTACCGCCATATTCACCCAATTTAACCCCCATTGAGCGATAA
- a CDS encoding helix-turn-helix domain-containing protein, giving the protein MARLTITHTHGLTLTDLRKLEKQQDNVQLRLRITAVRLVMEGHTGKEVANLCNVHRQSVAAKKFNTGGIDALLERKYGPGRPCFLTTEQQNEWKHVILTGSPSDYGLGGCATSWITPIIREYVRNTYDVGMSYLGILRMLWRLCLSYTCPICVLAKADSEKQQAFEHEIDLIKKLLNNDTVLLCQDGTHVRAY; this is encoded by the coding sequence ATGGCACGTCTCACCATCACTCATACACATGGTCTCACACTAACCGATTTACGAAAGTTAGAGAAACAACAAGACAATGTCCAATTACGTCTGCGCATCACAGCGGTTCGCCTCGTGATGGAAGGGCATACAGGTAAAGAAGTCGCTAATTTGTGTAATGTTCATCGTCAATCCGTGGCTGCCAAAAAATTTAATACAGGTGGGATCGATGCGTTATTAGAACGAAAATATGGACCGGGACGCCCATGCTTTTTAACAACCGAACAACAAAACGAGTGGAAGCACGTCATTTTAACGGGTTCTCCTTCTGATTACGGATTGGGGGGATGCGCCACATCGTGGATCACACCGATCATTCGTGAGTATGTGCGCAACACGTATGATGTAGGGATGAGCTACCTAGGAATTTTACGTATGCTTTGGCGGTTGTGTTTGAGTTATACTTGTCCGATCTGTGTGTTGGCAAAGGCAGATTCAGAAAAACAGCAGGCGTTTGAACATGAAATCGACCTAATAAAAAAACTGCTGAATAATGATACAGTGCTCTTATGTCAAGATGGGACTCATGTTCGCGCGTATTAG
- a CDS encoding homocysteine synthase, giving the protein MSNERKLQPETLAVHAGQVPDPTTLSRAVPIYQTSSYVFNDSQHAADLFSLKEEGYIYTRIINPTTDVFEKRVAALEGGVGALALSSGQAAVFYSIINIASAGDEIVSSSSIYGGTYNLFTHTLPKFGITVKFVDSTDPKNFERAITSKTKALFAETIGNPKCDVLDIEAVAEIAHHHAIPLIVDNTIPSPYLLRPIDFGADIVVHSATKFIGGHGNSIGGIIVDSGKFDWEKSGKFPEFTEPDPSYHGLVYTEAAGEAAYITKARVQLLRDLGAALSPFNSFLFLQGLETLHLRLERHSQNALEVAKFLEKEAAVESVSYPGLESHPSYELAKKYLPKGQGAIVTFEIKGGVEAGKKLIDSVQLFSHLANIGDSKSLIIHPASTTHQQLSSEEQLAAGVTPGLIRLSVGTEAIDDILYDLKQAIKASQTVTSIVK; this is encoded by the coding sequence ATGTCAAATGAAAGAAAGCTTCAGCCTGAAACGTTAGCAGTGCATGCGGGGCAAGTGCCAGATCCTACAACTTTATCAAGAGCAGTACCAATCTATCAAACAAGTTCGTATGTATTTAATGACAGTCAACATGCTGCCGATTTGTTTAGCTTAAAAGAAGAAGGCTATATTTATACGAGAATCATTAATCCAACGACCGATGTATTTGAAAAACGGGTTGCTGCCCTTGAAGGCGGTGTGGGGGCGCTGGCGCTTTCATCTGGTCAAGCCGCTGTTTTTTATTCCATCATCAATATTGCTTCTGCTGGGGATGAAATTGTTTCTTCGTCAAGCATTTATGGCGGAACGTATAATTTGTTTACTCATACGCTTCCTAAATTCGGAATTACCGTTAAATTCGTGGATTCCACTGATCCAAAAAATTTTGAGCGAGCGATTACAAGCAAAACAAAAGCACTATTTGCGGAAACGATCGGAAATCCAAAATGTGACGTATTAGATATTGAAGCTGTTGCGGAAATCGCTCATCATCATGCTATTCCACTAATTGTTGATAACACCATTCCTAGCCCATATTTACTTCGTCCAATTGACTTTGGCGCGGACATTGTTGTGCATTCTGCAACAAAGTTTATCGGAGGGCATGGCAATTCGATCGGTGGAATTATTGTCGACAGCGGAAAGTTTGACTGGGAGAAGAGCGGAAAGTTCCCAGAATTCACTGAGCCAGATCCAAGCTATCATGGCCTCGTTTATACAGAAGCTGCCGGAGAAGCTGCCTATATTACAAAAGCGCGCGTCCAACTGCTTCGAGATCTTGGTGCGGCATTGTCACCATTCAATTCATTCTTGTTTTTACAAGGGCTTGAAACTTTGCATTTACGTTTAGAACGTCATAGCCAAAATGCTTTAGAGGTAGCGAAGTTTTTAGAGAAAGAGGCAGCCGTTGAATCGGTAAGCTACCCTGGTTTAGAAAGCCATCCTTCTTATGAGTTGGCGAAAAAGTATTTGCCAAAAGGGCAAGGTGCCATCGTAACCTTTGAAATTAAAGGCGGCGTTGAAGCAGGGAAAAAATTAATTGATTCTGTTCAACTATTCTCTCACTTAGCCAATATTGGCGATTCTAAATCATTAATTATTCATCCTGCCAGCACTACGCATCAGCAATTAAGCAGTGAGGAACAATTAGCTGCTGGCGTTACGCCGGGACTTATTCGTTTATCGGTTGGCACAGAGGCAATTGATGACATTCTATATGATCTGAAGCAAGCCATCAAAGCTAGCCAAACGGTAACTTCCATTGTGAAGTAA
- the gatB gene encoding Asp-tRNA(Asn)/Glu-tRNA(Gln) amidotransferase subunit GatB, translated as MNFETVIGLEVHVELKTKSKIFSSSPNAFGAPPNTQTNVIDLGYPGVLPVLNRQAVEFAMKAAMALNCEIATETKFDRKNYFYPDNPKAYQISQYDQPLGRNGWVEIEVNGKKKKIGITRIHLEEDAGKLMHTGDGYSLVDFNRQGTPLIEIVSEPDIRSPEEAYAYLEKLKSIIQYTGVSDCKMEEGSLRCDANISLRPIGSTEFGTKTELKNLNSFNFVRMGLEYEAKRQEKILLSGGVIQQETRRFDEATKTTVLMRVKEGSEDYRYFPEPDLVMLYIDDEWKERVRASIPELPDARKKRYVEELGLPEYDAKVLTLTKEMADFFEATVANGADPKLASNWLMVEVSGYLNAEQKELHEIALTPESLAGMIKLIQNGTISSKIAKKVFKELVEKGGDPEKIVKEKGLVQISDEATLRKIVLEVLDANPQSVEDYKNGKDRALGFLVGQVMKATKGQANPPLVNKLLVEEINKR; from the coding sequence ATGAATTTTGAAACGGTCATCGGTCTTGAAGTTCACGTCGAGCTAAAGACAAAATCGAAAATTTTCTCCAGCAGTCCAAATGCGTTCGGAGCGCCCCCAAACACGCAAACGAACGTAATCGATTTAGGCTATCCGGGAGTTCTTCCTGTGCTAAATAGACAAGCAGTCGAATTCGCGATGAAGGCAGCGATGGCACTGAACTGCGAAATCGCGACGGAAACGAAATTCGACCGGAAAAACTATTTTTATCCAGACAACCCGAAAGCATACCAAATCTCGCAATACGATCAGCCGCTTGGCCGAAACGGCTGGGTTGAGATCGAAGTGAACGGCAAAAAGAAAAAAATCGGCATTACCCGCATCCATTTGGAAGAAGACGCGGGAAAACTGATGCATACCGGTGACGGCTATTCGCTCGTCGATTTCAACCGCCAAGGCACACCGCTCATCGAGATTGTGTCAGAACCGGACATCCGCTCTCCGGAAGAAGCGTACGCGTATTTAGAAAAATTAAAATCGATTATCCAATATACGGGCGTGTCCGATTGCAAAATGGAAGAAGGTTCGCTTCGCTGTGACGCGAACATTTCCCTTCGCCCGATCGGTTCGACCGAGTTTGGCACAAAGACGGAACTGAAAAACTTAAACTCGTTTAACTTTGTGCGCATGGGATTAGAATACGAAGCAAAACGGCAAGAGAAAATTTTGCTTTCCGGCGGCGTCATCCAGCAAGAAACGCGGCGCTTTGACGAAGCGACGAAAACAACGGTGCTCATGCGCGTCAAAGAAGGTTCGGAAGACTACCGCTACTTCCCAGAACCAGACCTTGTTATGCTATATATCGACGATGAATGGAAAGAACGAGTTCGCGCTTCGATTCCGGAGCTTCCTGACGCCCGCAAAAAACGCTACGTCGAAGAGCTTGGCTTGCCGGAATATGATGCGAAAGTGCTGACGCTGACAAAAGAAATGGCCGATTTCTTCGAAGCGACGGTCGCAAACGGGGCGGATCCGAAATTGGCGTCGAACTGGCTCATGGTCGAAGTCTCCGGCTATTTAAACGCCGAACAAAAAGAGCTGCATGAGATCGCGTTGACGCCGGAAAGCTTGGCCGGCATGATTAAGCTGATTCAAAACGGCACGATTTCGTCGAAAATCGCGAAAAAAGTGTTTAAAGAACTCGTCGAAAAAGGCGGAGACCCAGAAAAAATCGTCAAAGAAAAAGGGCTTGTGCAAATTTCCGATGAGGCGACATTGCGCAAAATCGTTCTTGAAGTACTTGACGCCAATCCGCAATCGGTCGAAGACTATAAAAACGGCAAAGACCGCGCGCTTGGCTTCTTAGTCGGGCAAGTGATGAAAGCGACAAAAGGACAAGCCAATCCTCCGCTTGTCAATAAGTTGTTAGTAGAAGAAATTAACAAACGGTAA
- the gatA gene encoding Asp-tRNA(Asn)/Glu-tRNA(Gln) amidotransferase subunit GatA, producing the protein MSLFDHKISELHSLLQKKEISVSDLVDESFRRIGEVEDKVQAFLTLNEEKARAKAKELDDKLSKAESDFGMLFGIPIGIKDNIVTKGLRTTCASKILYNFDPIYDATVMERLNEAGAITVGKLNMDEFAMGSSTENSGFQLTRNPWDLERVPGGSSGGSAAAVAAGEVPFALGSDTGGSIRQPAAFCGVVGLKPTYGRVSRFGLVAFASSLDQIGPITRTVEDNAYLLQVIAGLDPMDSTSANVEVPNYVEALTGDIKGLKIAVPKEYLGEGVSEEVRQSVLDALKVLEKLGATWEEVSLPHSKYALATYYLLASSEASANLARFDGVRYGYRADNAKNLIDMYKQTRSEGFGNEVKRRIMLGTFALSSGYYDAYYKKAQKVRTLIKQDFEKVFEKYDVIVGPTTPTPAFKIGEKTHDPLTMYANDILTIPVNLAGVPGISVPCGFVNGLPVGLQIIGKHFDESTVYRVAHAFEQATDYHKQKPAL; encoded by the coding sequence ATGTCATTATTTGACCATAAAATTTCCGAATTACATAGCCTTTTACAAAAAAAAGAAATTTCGGTATCGGATTTAGTCGATGAATCGTTCCGCCGCATTGGCGAAGTGGAAGACAAAGTGCAAGCGTTTTTAACGCTAAATGAAGAAAAAGCGCGCGCGAAAGCGAAAGAGTTAGATGATAAACTATCGAAAGCAGAAAGCGATTTTGGGATGCTTTTTGGCATTCCGATTGGCATTAAAGACAACATTGTCACAAAAGGGCTTCGCACGACATGCGCAAGCAAAATTTTGTACAACTTTGATCCGATTTATGACGCAACGGTCATGGAGCGCTTGAACGAAGCTGGCGCGATTACAGTTGGAAAATTAAACATGGACGAGTTTGCGATGGGGTCTTCCACGGAAAACTCCGGCTTTCAACTCACGCGCAACCCTTGGGATCTTGAACGCGTGCCAGGTGGTTCCAGCGGCGGTTCTGCTGCGGCAGTGGCGGCAGGCGAAGTGCCGTTTGCTTTAGGTTCGGATACGGGCGGTTCGATTCGCCAGCCGGCGGCGTTCTGCGGTGTTGTCGGTTTAAAGCCAACATACGGACGCGTATCGCGCTTCGGGCTTGTCGCGTTTGCCTCTTCGCTTGACCAAATCGGCCCGATTACGCGCACGGTAGAGGATAACGCCTACTTATTGCAAGTCATCGCTGGTTTAGATCCAATGGATTCGACATCGGCAAACGTGGAAGTGCCGAATTATGTTGAGGCGCTTACCGGCGATATTAAAGGGTTAAAAATCGCTGTGCCGAAAGAATATTTAGGCGAAGGCGTATCGGAAGAAGTTCGCCAATCTGTGCTTGATGCGTTAAAAGTATTGGAAAAACTAGGAGCGACATGGGAAGAAGTATCGCTGCCGCACTCGAAATACGCGTTGGCAACTTACTATTTGCTTGCTTCTTCAGAGGCGTCCGCGAACCTTGCCCGTTTTGACGGCGTTCGTTACGGCTATCGCGCGGATAATGCAAAAAACTTAATCGATATGTATAAACAAACGCGCAGCGAAGGATTCGGAAACGAAGTAAAACGCCGCATTATGCTTGGCACATTCGCATTAAGTTCGGGATATTATGACGCGTATTACAAAAAAGCGCAAAAAGTGCGGACATTAATTAAACAAGACTTCGAAAAGGTATTTGAAAAATACGATGTCATTGTCGGACCAACAACGCCGACACCAGCGTTTAAAATCGGCGAAAAAACACACGACCCGTTAACGATGTATGCAAACGACATTTTAACGATTCCAGTGAACCTTGCCGGCGTTCCGGGCATTTCTGTACCGTGCGGTTTTGTGAACGGCTTGCCGGTCGGATTGCAAATCATCGGAAAACATTTTGACGAAAGCACGGTTTACCGCGTCGCTCACGCGTTCGAGCAAGCGACCGACTACCATAAACAAAAACCAGCGTTATAA
- the gatC gene encoding Asp-tRNA(Asn)/Glu-tRNA(Gln) amidotransferase subunit GatC, protein MSRISIEQVKHVAHLARLAITDEEAEMFTKQLDAIITFAEQLNELDTENVPPTSHVLDMKNVMREDVPTPGLPREEVLKNAPDHQDGQFRVPAILE, encoded by the coding sequence ATGTCGAGAATTTCCATCGAACAAGTCAAACATGTGGCGCATTTGGCGCGTTTGGCGATTACCGACGAAGAAGCGGAAATGTTTACAAAGCAGTTAGACGCGATTATTACGTTTGCTGAGCAGTTAAATGAGCTCGATACAGAAAACGTTCCGCCAACCTCGCACGTTTTGGATATGAAAAACGTCATGCGCGAAGATGTGCCGACACCGGGGCTTCCGCGTGAAGAAGTGTTGAAAAACGCTCCGGACCACCAAGACGGGCAATTCCGCGTACCAGCGATTTTAGAGTAA
- a CDS encoding VOC family protein, giving the protein MNVTFDHIVHYTEKPEEAKTAFQLIGFHAINGGNHPSWGTYNCLNHFTGLQYIEWIGFTDFDKAKTSDNVLIQQIVADSHKGEGFSQLAFRTDDIDAAIAHIRAKGLKPIGPFSGSRKREDGKVLSWSMLFIEDKQDNTCRYPFFIQWGEPEETREKEMAPLMQHSVGSPSLSYIGMNVSHLDKSLQKYRHLFDIPRHVITESSDEFGTYSELPIGNIAIRLYEEKSLTAVDSALINRPFLCGITGMPENKVVHIKNGIYHFTV; this is encoded by the coding sequence ATGAATGTCACATTTGATCATATCGTTCACTATACGGAAAAACCAGAAGAAGCGAAAACCGCGTTTCAGCTTATTGGATTTCATGCTATAAACGGAGGAAATCATCCTTCTTGGGGGACGTATAACTGCCTAAACCACTTTACCGGACTGCAGTACATTGAATGGATCGGCTTTACGGACTTTGATAAAGCGAAAACTTCTGACAACGTTTTGATCCAGCAAATCGTCGCAGACTCTCATAAAGGAGAAGGCTTTTCGCAATTGGCATTCCGCACGGACGATATCGATGCTGCCATCGCCCACATCCGGGCAAAAGGACTAAAGCCGATTGGTCCGTTTTCCGGAAGCCGAAAACGTGAGGATGGCAAAGTATTAAGCTGGTCGATGCTGTTTATCGAGGACAAACAAGATAACACCTGCCGCTATCCGTTTTTCATCCAATGGGGCGAACCGGAGGAAACCCGCGAGAAAGAAATGGCACCACTTATGCAGCACAGCGTCGGATCTCCATCCCTTTCGTATATTGGGATGAATGTAAGCCACCTTGACAAGTCACTGCAAAAATATCGCCATTTATTCGATATACCCCGCCATGTTATAACGGAAAGCAGCGATGAATTTGGCACCTATTCCGAACTTCCGATCGGAAACATAGCGATCCGCTTGTATGAGGAAAAAAGCCTCACCGCCGTCGACAGCGCGCTCATCAACCGTCCGTTTTTATGTGGAATCACCGGAATGCCGGAAAATAAAGTCGTCCATATAAAAAACGGGATCTATCATTTTACCGTATAA
- a CDS encoding erythromycin esterase family protein yields the protein MKHSLFKVWHTEEVETLFHYVKETQLSNQPLILTGLDIQPASSDHITGKFLAKVFPNMDKAYGEKIIELEQEMLYQYVNSRNPSISKKERKRKCKELMKLYQEFLLLLDENSLELQNKFGKDAFLLVQRILQNRIFLMQMISSRFMKAIKIRNKEMADNISWLTQEMFPNEKIIIWAHNGHIVRQSRRLLGFSSTFSYLPPKIKEFSYTIGFFMYSGQAAENNCSVYEVQQPGQDSIEFRIKQAGHEIGFFDISQQRKVPQNRWLFQHTYTMHEGKQLSLIKPSACYDGLVVCAKTSSPKYINLD from the coding sequence ATGAAACATTCGTTGTTTAAAGTCTGGCATACGGAGGAAGTCGAGACTCTCTTTCATTATGTGAAGGAAACACAATTATCCAATCAGCCTCTTATCTTAACAGGATTGGATATTCAGCCTGCCTCGAGCGATCATATTACCGGCAAGTTTCTCGCAAAAGTGTTTCCAAATATGGATAAGGCCTATGGCGAGAAAATAATAGAATTGGAACAAGAAATGCTTTACCAATATGTAAATTCCCGTAATCCGTCAATTTCCAAAAAGGAACGTAAGCGAAAATGCAAAGAATTGATGAAGCTTTATCAAGAATTCCTTCTTTTATTGGATGAAAACAGTCTTGAATTACAAAATAAGTTTGGAAAAGACGCTTTTTTGCTTGTGCAGAGAATTTTGCAAAACCGAATTTTCCTTATGCAGATGATCTCTTCCCGCTTCATGAAAGCGATAAAAATCCGAAATAAGGAAATGGCTGACAATATTTCGTGGCTGACACAGGAGATGTTTCCTAATGAAAAGATAATAATATGGGCGCACAATGGGCATATAGTGAGACAATCTAGGAGATTGCTAGGATTTTCATCGACATTTTCTTATTTACCTCCCAAAATCAAGGAATTCTCCTATACCATTGGCTTCTTTATGTATAGTGGACAAGCAGCGGAAAATAATTGCAGTGTATATGAAGTACAGCAACCTGGCCAAGACAGCATCGAGTTTCGCATCAAGCAAGCCGGGCATGAAATTGGCTTTTTCGATATCTCGCAGCAAAGAAAAGTGCCCCAAAACCGTTGGCTTTTTCAGCATACTTACACGATGCATGAAGGGAAGCAATTAAGTCTTATCAAGCCTAGCGCCTGTTATGATGGTCTTGTCGTTTGTGCGAAAACATCTTCTCCAAAGTACATCAATCTAGATTGA